tGCTTCTCGTTGGCTCTGTAAGCAGCCATTAAAGGCCAGCTCCACGGCCCCCTACAGGGGCAGGTTGGCTGCTCTACTGTTGACAGTGTAGCTCACTCTTGCCTTGACATCTCAGATGGTTTCACTTAAACTATCCATATGCTGCAGGGTGTATTCATTTTATAAGTGTACAATTAAAGAGTACATTGCATCTGttttcatgcatatttatgaGCTACCCTCTATCCTATTCATTACCAGTCAGTCTCTGTCTGCAGTACCACGGCTGATATTATGTGGGTGTTGGAATGTTCCCAACACAGCAATGACACTATCTCATAGTGCTAGAGGTTCTTGCAAGTGTCAGCATCACTGCTAGTTTGATAAAAAAATTATGTTTGAAAAGTGACATAATAAAGGATGACAACACAAATTTTGGCCATGGCTAAAGTTTTTAATTGTACATATACAAGATGTtcctaaatgtttttaataaagtgtaataataaatcatgataataataaataaatagcaccCAGTAGAACATACCACTCCAAAGCTGAAGACATCTGATTTAGGTGTGATCTCTCCTCTTAGAGCCTCTGGTGCCATATAAGCTGTTGTACCCACAATTCTTTCAGTTATTACTGTCGTGCACGAGCGCTTAGATGAGGCACGTGTTAAACCAAAATCTGAAATCTTCGGAATGAAGTCTTCATCCAACAAGATATTCCCACTTTGCGGAAAaccacaaaatcacaaaacattattttcttaaaattatATTACTGCTTATTATGCTAATAAGTCAGTAAAGGTATTTGAATGGAAGCTACTGAAACAGTGCTACTGAAATTGTGAATAATTTGTGAATAATAATTAGGACAGTAATAgaaaaaatagaacagtgataaTTATGCAATGCTAGTACTGGGAGCTCATCATTCAAAAGACTATATATGTAGCACTATGCAATgggcacatacatatataagaACAAGCTTAAATAAGCAGAGCACCACAGTCCTCTAGGAGTAATACCAATGTAACTGAACTGTGATGGTGAATACCTTTTTACATCTCGATGTATGTGGTTCTGGTGGTGAAGATATTCCAGGCCCCTGGCTGTGCCCAGGGCTACGGCACACCTCACCTGCCATGGGAGAGCAGTACTGCCCTCCTGTAAAGAGATTTAGTCCGGGCATTTATTCTTGGCAGTGTCTCTTACCTGCTGATAACTATGTGCAGTCTAAATTCCATGGTGATACAACCATGACACAAAAAATATTAAGATATCAATGGCCATAGCAGAGTCTCTAGGAgggaaaaggtttttttaagaGTTTTGAGTTGGGCTGTGGTATTCTGGATGTATCAGTTTAGGAACTGTTGTAACTTAAATGGTATAAAAGTACTGTACAGTTGGAAGAACCATAGCAATGACAACAACGGCACCTGGAAACATTAAATTTGGTGTTACCTAGTAGTAAACTACTTTAAAGGCAGTAGTGTACAACTGAACTTTCAGATTTCTTCATTCTACCCCTCATAGATAAGGCCAAATGCCAGAGAGTTGTAGGTCATTCTGTTCCTGCCTTTCCAACGTACATTGACTGCCAAGTAGAACCTTTCCAGGATTAACCTTTACAAAACCCCTAGAagggttttatttatatatatatatatatataaaaataaataaataaataaataaataaaaagcacacacacacacacacatacatacatatatatatatatatacatacatacatacatacatatatatatatatatatatatatatatatatatatatatatatatatatatatatatatatatatatatatatatatatatatatatacatatatatatataaaattagatGCTGGTCAAAACATAAAGAAACTTTACTCACCAAACATGCTAGTCGATCCAGTAATGAGCCGTTAGACATGTAAGCATAAACTAAACACGAGTGCTGGCCATCACTGGAATAACCAACCATATTTACCAGATTTTTGTGTTGTAACCTGAAAACAATacacaagaaaaacataaaGACACTAGAAAAAGAGCCAATTGTAGGAAATCATACAGTAGAAAGAGTGCAATGCATACAAATAGAAAAAGAATCAGTACTTAGCAGAACTAATATTAGTTGTTGCTCAAATAAATGCATCATCCAGCACGTAAGTAATTGGCATATACTTCAGTTCTATAGACTGTGAAATTGCCTAAATGATCTAATAGCCCTTTAAAAAAGTGCCAATACCATTAAAGCTGGCACCCAAAATATTCCACCCAAGTGctatagttttatttaaaatcaattgAAATGAATGGTATCAATTTAAAGCTCATGGCAGATGGGCTATGGGCTCTTACCCATAGCGACTTACATATtccagtatgacagtatgtgtgtgctccTTTGGTAATTGAACTCATAACCTTGGTATTGCTCTATCTGCTCTAACATGTAACCTATGCAAATATTGTCCACATTGTCCAATAACGTACTGACTATACAGTGTGCACTTACAATGATCCCCTCTCGTCAATGTCACATTACACATGGCGGTGTTCaccacatttctgtgtgtttgttgtctggTTTGTATTGTCGGTTCTAATATGTGTATCTTCCTTATTTGCCTTTGCCCATGTTTGCTCTGTTCACCATTATACATAAATTCTATGTTCTCAAAAATTATCAAGATGATTTAAATGTTAACCGTCAATGTgagacagagatatagagagactAAAACAAAGTTAGACAAAGCGATGGATAAAGGAATGTTTGATACTATCATCTAACCTTTTCAACGTTTGAATCTCTTGAATGAACTGAGTCTTCAGGTCCTCAGGAGACATGTCATCTACCTGACATAggagaacaaagagaaaaacagacactttaataacacaaataacTGACCTCATTGCACAGTGCTCACGTTCGCATGTCTCACTGCAATGGACCTAGTAGATTAGCAAAGAAATAAGAAGCAGCCTGCAATTTATTAAGCCTAACGTCTTAATTTTAGTTGCACTTTAGTTTTATTCAGTGTTAGAAGGGATGTTAATTTTGGGACCCATGTGTCAGACAAATACAGTTACTCAATAAACAGAAAATTGAAATACACAGATTTTATTTAACATGGGTTTTCCCCCTCATTAACGGTACCAAATacaatttttgtttatataaaataaatataaatacatatgtttacaaataaatattcaaccTACTGTATAATCATTATTCACTTACTAAATTAAGTTTTTTCACTGCTACAGGTGTGCTGTTGAGGAGCCCCTTGAAGACAGTTCCGAACCCTCCCTCACCCagtctgctgccccctgctgacaCTGGACGGTCATCCCAGCTCTTTGTGATCTGTGTCAGTTCATGAAACGTGAAGGTGTAGAATCCTGGATTCAGGGTGAAACAGAGCAAAATTATTCCATGTGAAATATTACTTATAGTGTTGTGCGgattattttctctctttttttgcttaATGGTTTCATCATATGGAGTGTGCCTGGAATTTACGGAATAGAAACCATAATAGACTATATGGTACATGAGAGAAGAAAGTTTTAACTAAAACTATGCAGAATTGATGGCATGTGCATAGCTAACATGAAAGGCTTGCAATGCAgattattatgtatttaaagGATTAGCAGGAAGGTTTGGAGATGATCTGAAAATACCCCTCTTGAGGCCTGTTTCACAAAGCAGGATTTTTACTTAGCTagttttaatctttttaatatataattacgGATTTTCTGTCTCAAGATGGTGAAACATCACTTTTTTCTAAAGTACTTCGCCATGGAATCTTATGATACTCAACTAACCCCCTTAAGGACAGGCTAAATTCAGAATTATGGCTCATAAACAGATGATGGACTAATCAGCTGCCATATTCCTGGTGGACCAAATGTATCTTTCCCAGTATTCTGTGAAAATGACCTCACCATTCCTTGAAAATCCCATGAATATATGGGGGCACAAATTTTGAGATGGGCACTTTGCAAAGATACTTAAGATAAGGTCTTCTTTCACCCAGATTTGTCAAGtctgaatttgtttttacaagtgacattttatttagttcTTACACATTAGCATTGCAGCTGAAAAATATAGTGTAGCCTACAAACCATCAATTAAAGACAGTACATATAAATGTTACAGAGTTATTATAAATGACCTATTTAGCGTTTATATAACTTAATTAAGAAAGCAGATATCCAAACTAGCCTACACATCATTAATGTTGATTATTCTCCTCCAGCATTCAGTAAGCGATTGCTTTTTGCAGTTGTACACTAATGTCATGTTTCTCTGTTGAAACCTAACAAGTCCTGTTTATACCATTGGCCTTCCTTAACATGAATCCACCACAGACTTTACCCCACCTAATTCTGTCATTGCCGGAGCACAGTTGTGATGAATTACTGGAGAACAAAGTGTATCCAGTCATACCTTCATCTGTAGGTTCCCGATTCTCCTCTGGTCCTGTACTACTATCAGGTGCTGTAGAAGGTGCTTCTCGCTCTACAGCTACTGTGGTCAGTGGCTGAGTCTCATTCTTACAGTATGCAGTGGGAAGATCAGTTTCTGCTCTCCAGTTTGTGCAGTTTGTAACTATATCtaatttcagacacacacataataacCAGTATGCCACATCATAACATTAATTACAATGATTCTTCTTTCCAGTAactcaaaaacatatttatggCCCTAAACGGTCTGGAGTATTTAGAAATCAGTCTTGCCATTGTTAAACTGTTGTTTTAATTGTTAAGAATTTTCTTGCCTGGTAAAAGTATTCTTGCAGGTGCAAACAACTTGTGTCTGTTAAGGATCTCAAATAGTTCACCTACAGTGCTGTCTGTGGTTCCCCAGTCAAACAGCAGCTCCACTGTAGGACTTTTACCTTGGGCCACCAACCTTTGAAATCTCCTTTGAAAACAAAAGTCAGCTCTGTAAAATCCATTCATCTCACATGTGAAGTGTACATAGTAACAAAGCTGAAATTTGCGATTACAGTCAAGACAATGAATCTGAGAGAACAGGCGAGGTGTCGTTCCCACTGAAAGCGTAATCTTTCTGGATACTCTATCACAGTACACCTTCCGAGttgagaggttgtgtttgtgtaattacGGAGCACTTTATGAACAAATCCCTGCTCAACCTCAAAGACATAATTTAAATGCTTCagtgttttcttctgtttgatAATGGACCCTAACAGGGAGACAACAGCGCTACTAAATCATAAATAAGCGTATTTTTCTCACAACCTTTACTACTGCTTTAGCCTTTCTATCGCAATGATATAACggcaaaaataaaatttgtttagGGATAGGCTTAACTATTATTATCATACCTGACGTGCAACTGAGTGTACCTTGGCTCCCCCGTCGGTTTCTGTATATCCATCAGGACAGTCTTCCACTCATCGTGTGGGTCCAGGAAATCAGATAGATTTTTAAGAACAGAGTGTTTCAGCTTCCGAATTAATGTTTCAGATGTTACAGGGTTGCTCATGTTGAACCATAACAGTCAGGCCGGTTCTCAAACTTTACACCACTTTTATCGCTTTGAAGACCAACGTTAATAAAGATCCCGCTTACAAACCCAAATACTAAGACATTATTACGATGCTACTGTTGTTGCAAAATACTATTTGTGTGTGGGATTTCCCGAAATTAAGAAACTTCCTCATTTTAAGTCATTTCCCTTTTAGGCAGATATGTGTAGCAGTTATTAGATAACGCCCCCTAATACGGAAGCAAACTCGTTCAGAGTTTCTTCGCGTCGCATATGCGGCTCGAATGACCCCTTTCCAGACTTGAAAAGTGAAATATGTCAGCTAAACATAAATATACCGAAGGGCCTTAATCACCACTTTCAGATATCGCCTAAATGTAACGTCGATGGTTTTATTCAATGCTCCATTTTGCCCTCTAATGGTCATATTTTGTACTTCGCCTCACGTCGCCCCACTGCCAGCCAGGAAATTCTTTtgaatatcaaaatattcaaGAATATGAAGTCTTGGTATTTCAAAGTGCAGTTAAGTGTAATAAGTGCTACCTGTTTAGTAAGTAAATATGAACCTATATATAGAGTGACCAGTAGTGTAAAATGTATACGTCTTTAAATGAGATTTTCTTCATCTTATggtttttgtgcttttcttatcccacaacactctctctctctctctctctctctctctctctctctctctctctctctctctctctctctctctctattctacAGTAAATCTATCAAAGGCATAACTAAGcagctactactactactactactactactactactactactactactactatatcCAGTGCCTTTCCATAAGATTTGTGTATTGTTCCTAAAGCACCCATTTGATCACCTGtatagatgtatttatttaaagtttcttcagttatgagagagagagagagagtgagagcgagagagagagagagagagagagagagagagagagagagagagagagagagagagagagagagagagatttgtttaTCTGATAGCAGGTTGAAATACTAAAGTAGTTTATTGGAATTAATACAGTTGGGGgatttaatcatttttcttttttaaaaggtgCTACCGATATATGATAAAGCACAATATTAGCTTTGCAATAAATAGTGATTTAAGGCTTCGTGGACATGATGTTTAGGTACTGATTACGCATCATTAATTCATAAGCAATATCTCTCCTTGACAACGGAGGGCAGTGTATGACTGTGAGTCCTTGTTATACTCACAGTGTTCCATAATTTAATCAACACGTTTCAACATGTTAGTTTTCAATTAGAGAAATGCTCTGAAAATGATTAATGGTGTTATGATGCGAAAGTCTGTATCGTATTGCAGCACTATACTATTCGAATTCTTAGTGGAATAAGGTATTTCTGTCCTCCCATATCTCACCACATGCCCCTGGGATGCAAATGCCATAGTGAGCCTTAGTAGAATTAAAGCTCTTTGTTACCATTTCACTTTGAAATATAATTAACCGTAGAGACTGTGAGAAACTGATCACAGACCAGAACTCTTATTTAGTTACCcaatataacatttaatttgGAAGCATTAAAAGACATTATACAGCCAAGAAATAAAAGGCTGCGAGATGAGTGATTTGTAGTTTGTATGTCCCACATGTGAGGCATCTGTGTATTCACTACTGAATGTAATAAAAAGACCAACTTAATATGTTTTATGCATGAAAAAGGAGATGGAATAAGATATAGAGAGTGTTACAGACATAATTGTTTCATTATAAGTTATCCTCTGATTGCTTTGGCAATGCTACTACAAAACTATCATGCCAGTAAAGCCCTTTGAACTGAAGAGAAATATAGAGACCTTTAGTGCTTATATAGAACAAGAGGTCTAATGCAGAGATGCCAGAGCACCAGAACTGGTCAAAGCAGGACATATGATTGCCAGGACCCTACTGACAACAAAAGGGAAGTGTGTCGCACCAGCCTGTGAAGCAGTAACCAAAGCAACAGCACGGTGAGCCCTGTGATACATACTCAGACTGTGTGATGTGCAGCTGTCCTGTGATATTTTTCCTGGACCAACAGCAGTATTTCTGTATTGCACTTTTACTTCTTTTGCTCATTCTAAGAATAGTTAGTATAACTGAGACCGACAGTGAAGGCTTTACTAAGAGGAGTGTCGGAAACCTTGGCGTTTTTGTAGGACACCCTGAAAAAAGATAACTTTCAATATCATTTGATTTATGCTGTTGGGTTTCATCTTATAGCTAATATAAATGGGATCAAGGAGAGAATGTGCcatgagagaaacagactgaCAGCCAAGAGAAGGGGCTGGAGTCTATAGCcattatttgtctttttgtaagACTCTTGCCAGcttcctccccctctcattTTGACAGACAGGGttagccggggggggggggggggggggggtattcttTCTATCACTCTATTCTCCCTATCTCTTGATACTCTCCAAGCCATGTGTCAAAGGAACTGAAGACACACTATGCTGTTGCATTAAGCATTGTTATGAACACAGGTGCAAGACTGTGGCACAGTTATTGATTGGTTTGGACTAGGCCTGGAGTTTCATGTgagaatttatatatatatatatatatatatatatatatatatatatatatatatatatatatatatatatatttatgtgtttgtttaattaaagaGACACACAATAGTATGCCATACTAA
This region of Electrophorus electricus isolate fEleEle1 chromosome 2, fEleEle1.pri, whole genome shotgun sequence genomic DNA includes:
- the irak4 gene encoding interleukin-1 receptor-associated kinase 4 isoform X2, whose amino-acid sequence is MSNPVTSETLIRKLKHSVLKNLSDFLDPHDEWKTVLMDIQKPTGEPRYTQLHVRFQRLVAQGKSPTVELLFDWGTTDSTVGELFEILNRHKLFAPARILLPDIVTNCTNWRAETDLPTAYCKNETQPLTTVAVEREAPSTAPDSSTGPEENREPTDEGFYTFTFHELTQITKSWDDRPVSAGGSRLGEGGFGTVFKGLLNSTPVAVKKLNLVDDMSPEDLKTQFIQEIQTLKRLQHKNLVNMVGYSSDGQHSCLVYAYMSNGSLLDRLACLEGSTALPWQVRCAVALGTARGLEYLHHQNHIHRDVKSGNILLDEDFIPKISDFGLTRASSKRSCTTVITERIVGTTAYMAPEALRGEITPKSDVFSFGVVLLEILSGLPPVDENRDPKLLMEMKDEIDDEEITLQEFIDNKMEGWDMDCVEKMYSVASRCLSERKNRRPLLKEVLTELEDFI
- the irak4 gene encoding interleukin-1 receptor-associated kinase 4 isoform X3; the encoded protein is MSNPVTSETLIRKLKHSVLKNLSDFLDPHDEWKTVLMDIQKPTGEPRYTQLHVRRFQRLVAQGKSPTVELLFDWGTTDSTVDIVTNCTNWRAETDLPTAYCKNETQPLTTVAVEREAPSTAPDSSTGPEENREPTDEGFYTFTFHELTQITKSWDDRPVSAGGSRLGEGGFGTVFKGLLNSTPVAVKKLNLVDDMSPEDLKTQFIQEIQTLKRLQHKNLVNMVGYSSDGQHSCLVYAYMSNGSLLDRLACLEGSTALPWQVRCAVALGTARGLEYLHHQNHIHRDVKSGNILLDEDFIPKISDFGLTRASSKRSCTTVITERIVGTTAYMAPEALRGEITPKSDVFSFGVVLLEILSGLPPVDENRDPKLLMEMKDEIDDEEITLQEFIDNKMEGWDMDCVEKMYSVASRCLSERKNRRPLLKEVLTELEDFI
- the irak4 gene encoding interleukin-1 receptor-associated kinase 4 isoform X1, which encodes MSNPVTSETLIRKLKHSVLKNLSDFLDPHDEWKTVLMDIQKPTGEPRYTQLHVRRFQRLVAQGKSPTVELLFDWGTTDSTVGELFEILNRHKLFAPARILLPDIVTNCTNWRAETDLPTAYCKNETQPLTTVAVEREAPSTAPDSSTGPEENREPTDEGFYTFTFHELTQITKSWDDRPVSAGGSRLGEGGFGTVFKGLLNSTPVAVKKLNLVDDMSPEDLKTQFIQEIQTLKRLQHKNLVNMVGYSSDGQHSCLVYAYMSNGSLLDRLACLEGSTALPWQVRCAVALGTARGLEYLHHQNHIHRDVKSGNILLDEDFIPKISDFGLTRASSKRSCTTVITERIVGTTAYMAPEALRGEITPKSDVFSFGVVLLEILSGLPPVDENRDPKLLMEMKDEIDDEEITLQEFIDNKMEGWDMDCVEKMYSVASRCLSERKNRRPLLKEVLTELEDFI